Sequence from the Streptomyces sp. NBC_00358 genome:
TCTCCTCGAAGGTGCCGTTCGGGCGGATCGGGTTCACCACCGGAAGGCCGTACGAGCGGCAGACCTTGAGGTCGTCCTCGCCGAAGGCGGGGGACTGGTGGACCAGACCCGTACCGTCCTCGGTCGTCACGTACTCGGCGTTGACGACGTAGTGGGCGGGCTCGGGGAACTCGATGAGCTCGAACGGACGTTGATACGTCCAGCGCTCCATCTCGGCACCCGTGAAGGACTCGCCGGTGGCCTCCCAGCCCTCGCCGAGCGCCTTCTCCACGAGCGGCTGCGCGACGACGAGCTGCTCATCGCCGTTCGTCACGACGACGTAGGTGACGCCGGGGTGGGCGGCGACCGCGGTGTTGGAGACCAGCGTCCACGGCGTGGTCGTCCACACCAGGAGCGCGGCCCGGCCGGCCAGCGGACCGGAGGTGAGCGGGAAACGGACGTACACGGAGGGGTCGACGATGGTCTCGTAGCCCTGGGCCAGCTCGTGGTCCGACAGGCCCGTCTCGTCGCGCGGGCACCAGGGCGCCACGCGGTAGTCCTGGACCAGCAGGCCCTTGTTGAAGATCTCCTTGAGCGACCACCACACGGACTCGATGTACTCGGGGTCCATGGTCCGGTAGGCGTCGTCGAGGTCGACCCAGTAGCCCATGCGGTTCGTCAGCTCGGTGAACGCGTCGGTGTGGCGGGTCACGGACTGGCGGCACCGGTCGTTGAACTCGGCGATGCCGTACGCCTCGATGTCCTGCTTGCCGGTGAAGCCGAGCTCCTTCTCGACCGCGAGCTCCACCGGGAGGCCGTGGCAGTCCCAGCCGGCCTTGCGGCCCACGTGGTAGCCGCGCATGGTGCGGAAGCGCGGGAAGACGTCCTTGAAGACGCGCGCCTCGATGTGGTGGGCGCCCGGCATGCCATTGGCGGTGGGCGGACCTTCGTAGAACACCCACTCCGGCCGGCCCTCGGACAGCTCAAGGCTCTTGGCGAAGATCTTCTGCTCGCGCCAGAAGTCGAGCACGGCGTGCTCGAGGGCGGGCAGGTCGATCTGGGCGGGCACCTGGCGGTACGTCGGCGCTGTCATCGGCGAGCTTCCTCCAACGGACTTTCTGCCTTCCGTCGGAGGGACGAGAGCCGTGTTGCTACGGACGCCGTGTGCGGCGCGCTCCCGCGGTACCACCCTCCTTGGCTCCCCGATGCGCCTTTCGCATCAGTGAGCCCCCTCATTGGGGTCGCGATACCGGGTCTACTGGCCCCTGCGGGGTGTTCTGCCGGCGGCTCCGGGGTGATCTTCACGTCGCGCTCGCCCCCGGGCTTCCACCGTCCCCGGGTCGCTCCTGGCCGCGTACGCCGCTACTCGTCCCCATCCACGCTTCTCGCTCCGCCCAGTGTACGGGGCACCGGGGACGGCGGCCGACCGGTTTTCCCGGGCCCCGCCGTGGCCTGCGGCATGACCCGAATGGCGAGGCGCGCGCGTCCGGATCGCGGGACGCCGGGTCCGGCGGATTACCCGGCGGGGAGCTGGGCACAACGCATGCAGACTCGCCGCGCGGGGCTCGCGAGGCGGGCGAATCGTGGGCGGGCCCCGTTGCCGCGGGACAGAAGTCGATTTATCGTCCCAGCACGATTCGCGAGCAAGATCACAATATGTGAAGGGGCCGCGGCCATGGTGGCGAAGAAGACCGCCGTACAGCAGTCGGCGTCCGGCAGATCCACGAGTGCGGCGGCCCAGGACGAGGGTGGGAACAAGAACGCGCAGGCGGCCCCCGCGACAGCCGAAACGACGCTCCCGAAGACGGCCGCCACGAAATCGGCGTCCAGGAAGACCGCGTCCACGAAGAGCGCGGCCAAGAAGACGGCCGCCAAGAAGGCCACGAAGAAGGCGGCACCGGCCGCGCGGAAGCCCGCGGCCAGGAAGTCCACCGCCACGAAGAGCACCAGCACGGCCAAGAAGACGGCCGCTTCCGCGGCCCAGGACGCGGTCGAGGCCGCGAAGACGACGGGAGCCACGACGGTGGTTGCGAAGAAGACTCCTGGCACGGCCACGGCCGCGAAGAAGGCCACCGCGCTCCCCAAGGCGAGGCTCGCCGCGGCGGAGCCCGGCGAGCTCGCGGTGCGCCCGGGGGAGGACCCCTGGACCCCGGAGGAGGTCGGGGAGGCGCGCGCGGAGCTCCAGTCCGAGGCGCTGCGGCTGCGCACCGAGATCACGTCGTCCGAGGAGGCCCTGGCGGGCCTGATGCGGGACTCCGGCGACGGCGCGGGCGACGACCAGGCGGACACCGGTACGAAAAACATCACACGCGAGCACGAGATGGCACTCAACTCGAACGCGCGCGAAATGCTGGAGCAGACCGAGCGCGCCCTGGACCGCCTCGACACGGGCACCTACGGGCTCTGCGAGAACTGCGGAGACCCCATCGGCAAGGCCCGGATGCAGGCCTTCCCACGCGCCACTCTGTGCGTCGAGTGCAAGCAGAAGCAAGAACGCAGGCACTGAGTCCCGGGTGCCGCGCGCGAGCGCGGCCACCTCGCGGCCCGGGACCGCTCCGGAGCACCTGGGCCCGCGAGCGGGTGACGTACCCTCGTCCTCAGTCAGGAACCTAGGTCGAGGGACTCACTCACGTGGCAGAGGCGGAGCGCATCATCGGTACGCCGGACATTCCAGGGGCGGCGGGGGCCGATCCGGGGCAGTCCGACGGGAACGCGGCGTCCGGCGACCGCTCCGGCGCCGACGCGCCGGCGGCGGCCGAGCGGCCCAGGGGCAAGCGCCGGATCGCCGTGCTCTTCACGGTGGCCGTGCTGGCGTACGCCCTGGATCTGGTCAGCAAGATGATCGTGGTGGCGAAGCTGGAGCACCACGACTCGATCGAGATCATCGGGGACTGGCTGAAGTTCGAGGCGATCCGCAACGCGGGCGCCGCCTTCGGCTTCGGCCAGGCGTTCACGATCATCTTCACGGTGATCGCGGCGGCGGTGATCGTCGTCATCGCCCGGCTCGCCCGCAAGCTCTACAGCGTGCCGTGGGCCATCGCCCTGGGCCTGCTGCTGGGCGGCGCGCTCGGCAACCTGACCGACCGGATCTTCCGCTCGCCCGGCGTCTTCCAG
This genomic interval carries:
- the lspA gene encoding signal peptidase II — translated: MAEAERIIGTPDIPGAAGADPGQSDGNAASGDRSGADAPAAAERPRGKRRIAVLFTVAVLAYALDLVSKMIVVAKLEHHDSIEIIGDWLKFEAIRNAGAAFGFGQAFTIIFTVIAAAVIVVIARLARKLYSVPWAIALGLLLGGALGNLTDRIFRSPGVFQGAVVDFIAPKHFAVFNLADSAIVCGGILIVLLSFRGLDPDGTVHKD
- a CDS encoding TraR/DksA family transcriptional regulator, whose product is MVAKKTAVQQSASGRSTSAAAQDEGGNKNAQAAPATAETTLPKTAATKSASRKTASTKSAAKKTAAKKATKKAAPAARKPAARKSTATKSTSTAKKTAASAAQDAVEAAKTTGATTVVAKKTPGTATAAKKATALPKARLAAAEPGELAVRPGEDPWTPEEVGEARAELQSEALRLRTEITSSEEALAGLMRDSGDGAGDDQADTGTKNITREHEMALNSNAREMLEQTERALDRLDTGTYGLCENCGDPIGKARMQAFPRATLCVECKQKQERRH